DNA sequence from the Butyricimonas faecalis genome:
CAAATTTATATTCGAAAGGCGTATCATCAAACAAAGTTTTTAAAACTGAATTTACGGTTACGTTATTCACGTTCAATGTCACGCTTTTCATCTCCTTTAACTGATCCGCGTTATACACAAAATTCAAGTTCGCTTGCTCTTTAATTTGTTTAAATACGACTTGAATATCGACATTTGTCACGTGAATTGTTACTCTCTGATCTTGGGCAAAAACTAAACATGGCATTCCACACATAAATGTCATCATTATAATCCACCCTTCTAATCGTAGTCTCATTTTTTCAAGACATGAAAATCCCGAAAAAAGAGATAGCTTTCTGATTTTTTTCATAATTTTGTTGATTAATATTAAACACTATGATGCTTCTCGCATCTTTCAAACCGTAAGTTGTTGCAAAACTTACGGTTTATTTTAAATCACTTACCGTGATTATATTTTCTTTTACGTCAAACTTTACAGTAGCCGTCTCCTCTATCAAATGAAGTATATCCGTCACATTAGAAAAACGGGTAATGATTCCCGAGAAATGTTTCTCCTTCACATGCTCATTTTCATAAAACACCTCCATACCATACCAACGACACAAACGATCCATAATCTCCTCGATGGTTTCATCTTGAAATACAAATTCTCCCTTTCTCCAAGCCGTGTAATAATATGTTTCCACATCTTTCACCTCGATCTCTCTCTTTTTCACGTCATATTCAGCCATTTGATTCGGCAACAATATTCGTTCCTTTCCCGTGGAATTCACTCGAATACCGACTTTTCCTTCTACCAACGTAGTTTGAACTCGTCCCCGATAATGTGAATTCACGTTAAAAGAAGTTCCGTACACTTTTACTTCCACATCATCCAACACGACATAAAATGGTTTATTCTCATCTTTTTCCACCTCAAAATAAGCCTCTCCAGATAAAAACACCGTTCGCCGATCTTTTCCAAATGCTACCGGATAACGAATCTCCGTCTCTGAATTCAACCACACCCGTGTCCCATCCGACAATGTCAACGCATATTCCCCCGCACGAGGAACAATCATTTTATTATATACCAACTCTTCGGATTCCTGCTTCTCATAAACCAAGGACTTACTTTCCGCCTTCGCAAAACTTCCTTCAACGCCCGTCTCCACACTCCGGATCGAATCTAGGAAATAAGTCCGTCCGTCATTCAATTCCAAAATAACACGTCCGCTACCGGGTTGTACTCTCTCGGCTACCACCACTTCACCTTTCTCCCCTCTCATACTCAACCACATGCCAATAGCGGCAACCAACGGTAACACAATTGCTGCCGCATACCACATAAACCGCAACGGTTTCCGGTAAATTTTCTTTTCGTTCATTTTCGATGCCTTACGCATCAGTTCTTTCTTTCGAACCTGCAACACCTGTCGATCCACCCCTTCCGCCGGATTCGTCTCGCCTCCCACTCTTGCCCGTTCATAAAAAAAACGATGCTTTTCAGACGCGACCAACCATCTCTCCAATTTTTCCCGCTCTTCCCCGGTTAACTCTTCCCGAAAACTCTTCGAGATAATCTCCCAATCTATATATTCAATTGATTCTTTCATAAATTTCTTGTTGCTCACATGATAAAGACAAACTCCCCTACCAAAATGTTTACAAGAAAATCATCTTTTTATCAAAAAAAGACAAAAAAAAGAAAACAGAAAAAAAACTAGAAAATAAGGCACCATTCGGGCTGAATGTAGTGCCGACAACCGTTTATAAAATCAACGTTCCACGAATAATCGACCTAAAATACCAAGCAATACGATATAATCATAAGTAGAAAAAGCCTGTCTCAACCGTTCCATTCCACGATGTAACTGTACTTTCACGGTATTCTCGTTCATCTTCAAGGCAACGGCAATCTCATTATATTTATACCCCTCCACAAAACGCAATAAACACACCTCTCGACATCGATCCGGTAACTCATCCAGCACTTGTCGGATTTTGGCAAGCAAATCTTCATCTTCTACCATATCAACATTTTGAGACTCAATGTAAGCCTCAACATATTTGCGGTTATTACGATCCTCTATTTGTAAGCTTTTCAAATAATTCAAACAACCGTTACGCACGGAAGTAAAAAGATAGTGTTGGATAGAAGACTTCAATTCCAAACGTTCAGCATTCTCCCATATTTTCAAGAAAACATCCTGCACAATGTCATGTGCCCTATCAGAATCATAAATATATTTTTCAGCGAAAAGATATAACTTCTCGTAATACATATCAAAAAGAGTTGACAAAGCCACCTCATCCCGATGCTTTAATCCCACAAGTATATAATCACTTTCCATGCACAATAATCTCCTGTTCCAAGAGTTTGTCGCACGCAAAGATAACGAATCGCTGACAATATCAAATTTATCTGCCGGATAAATTTACATCAGGAAACACTACAAAACAAATTTAGTAATCTAATAAGCAATCTTAAAACTCATCCCTTCCACGGATACACCTTCTGATCGGACAATTGGCAACTTTTGTTCCTCCGTATTTCCCAAAGTTGCTCCATCATGCAGGACTATGTCTCGATCAATTAAAAAGTAAGCGAT
Encoded proteins:
- a CDS encoding FecR family protein, with amino-acid sequence MKESIEYIDWEIISKSFREELTGEEREKLERWLVASEKHRFFYERARVGGETNPAEGVDRQVLQVRKKELMRKASKMNEKKIYRKPLRFMWYAAAIVLPLVAAIGMWLSMRGEKGEVVVAERVQPGSGRVILELNDGRTYFLDSIRSVETGVEGSFAKAESKSLVYEKQESEELVYNKMIVPRAGEYALTLSDGTRVWLNSETEIRYPVAFGKDRRTVFLSGEAYFEVEKDENKPFYVVLDDVEVKVYGTSFNVNSHYRGRVQTTLVEGKVGIRVNSTGKERILLPNQMAEYDVKKREIEVKDVETYYYTAWRKGEFVFQDETIEEIMDRLCRWYGMEVFYENEHVKEKHFSGIITRFSNVTDILHLIEETATVKFDVKENIITVSDLK
- a CDS encoding RNA polymerase sigma factor, which translates into the protein MESDYILVGLKHRDEVALSTLFDMYYEKLYLFAEKYIYDSDRAHDIVQDVFLKIWENAERLELKSSIQHYLFTSVRNGCLNYLKSLQIEDRNNRKYVEAYIESQNVDMVEDEDLLAKIRQVLDELPDRCREVCLLRFVEGYKYNEIAVALKMNENTVKVQLHRGMERLRQAFSTYDYIVLLGILGRLFVER